Proteins encoded within one genomic window of Setaria italica strain Yugu1 chromosome IV, Setaria_italica_v2.0, whole genome shotgun sequence:
- the LOC101770016 gene encoding acid phosphatase 1, producing MRLLPLVLALSLAAASSAAATASGAWSVLRTVTDAPTAASSDDADTLFCDSWRLSVETANAGPWGAIPVRCVAFVQAYMEGPRYASDSAVAAADSLAFASGALAAAEAGAAKPAWVFDVDETLLTNAPYYAVNGWGSQEFNETSFDEWVDAAKAPALPSSLKLYKELQGLGFHIILLTGRTEFQRNSTEANLLFAGYQSWEKLILRQPSDIGKTAVLYKSERRAAMEAEGFKILGNSGDQWSDLIGPPMATRSFKLPNPMYFIS from the exons atgcGTCTCCTTCCCCTCGTCCTCGCCCTCTCGCTCGCTGCggcgtcgtccgccgccgcgaccgcgaGCGGCGCCTGGTCCGTCCTCCGCACGGTCACGGACGCCCCGACGGCGGCTTCCTCCGACGACGCCGACACGCTCTTCTGCGACAGCTGGAGGCTGTCCGTGGAGACGGCCAACGCGGGGCCCTGGGGCGCCATCCCCGTGCGCTGCGTGGCGTTCGTGCAGGCGTACATGGAGGGTCCCCGCTACGCGTCCgactccgccgtcgccgccgccgactccctCGCATTCGCCTCCGgcgccctggccgccgccgaggcgggcGCTGCGAAGCCCGCGTGGGTGTTCGACGTCGACGAGACGCTGCTCACCAACGCGCCCTACTACGCGGTCAACGGATGGGG ATCTCAGGAATTCAATGAGACCTCCTTTGATGAATGGGTAGATGCAGCAAAGGCGCCTGCATTACCATCTAGCCTGAAACTGTACAAGGAGCTTCAGGGACTTGGTTTCCACATTATCCTCTTGACTGGCCGGACTGAATTCCAGCGTAATTCAACAGAAGCAAATCTTTTGTTTGCTGGATACCAATCATGGGAAAAACTAATACTAAG gCAACCTTCTGATATTGGCAAGACTGCTGTGCTGTACAAATCAGAGAGACGAGCAGCGATGGAGGCTGAAGGATTCAAGATACTTGGAAATTCAGGGGATCAGTGGAGTGATTTGATAGGACCTCCAATGGCAACGAGATCCTTCAAGCTTCCAAATCCAATGTACTTTATCAGTTGA
- the LOC101769613 gene encoding uncharacterized protein LOC101769613: protein MGGDAACEAVVTLHGRRRRGEVVEGDRCDGGWVAAGTETMSSGSSTSSLTDEEEDGDGATSSSRPDRDVSSSSLSSLTSSGSETTTQIGEAAGGPPGPLYALSTMMEDLPALRTGLSKHYKGRSQSFTSLVDVSCVEDLAKKTTPYTRRKKAPGRCAEVLGAKNRLSKTISKKAPRGKPPAYQGKREMYRC from the exons ATGGGAGGAGATGCTGCTTGCGAGGCGGTGGTGACGCTCcatggccgacggcggcgaggggaggttGTAGAAGGAGACCGATGTGACGGCGGCTGGGTGGCGGCCGGGACCGAGACGATGTCTAGCGGATCGTCGACGTCGAGCCTCACCGACGAagaggaggacggcgacggcgcgacgTCGTCCTCCCGGCCGGATCGTGACGTCTCGTCCTCGTCGTTGTCCTCCTTGACGTCGTCGGGGTCGGAAACGACGACGCAGatcggcgaggccgccggcgggccgCCCGGCCCGCTCTACGCGCTCTCGACGATGATGGAGGATCTTCCGGCTCTCAG AACAGGGCTGTCCAAGCACTACAAGGGGAGGTCCCAGTCCTTCACATCGCTGGTCGATGTCAGCTGTGTGGAAGACCTCGCCAAGAAGACCACCCCTTACACCAGAAGAAAGAAGGCGCCCGGGCGCTGTGCTGAAGTGCTGGGCGCCAAGAACCGGCTGTCGAAGACGATATCCAAAAAGGCGCCGAGGGGCAAACCACCTGCATACCAGGGCAAGAGAGAGATGTACAGATGCTAG